A genomic window from Erpetoichthys calabaricus chromosome 17, fErpCal1.3, whole genome shotgun sequence includes:
- the tlnrd1 gene encoding talin rod domain-containing protein 1: MASSGSGKSTSEGSSSQLSSSSCLQRKKLSFACDICKSKMQLVADLLLLSSETRPVISSEGLSVGETFEKCRDTIIARTKELSILTHDIQSHLNMGKFSEVGERLMEMGDLVVSLTECSAHAAYLAAVEAPGSQAALPGLVDRYKVTRCRHEVEQSCGTLRTMALGDLTPQLLLEVSQNMSRNLKTLTDVCAVASEKSKDKFAKEQFKVSVKLMSTSASALLACVREVKTSPSELTRNRCVLFGGPLVQSVHALVGFATEPQFLGKAAAISPEGKAVQTAILGGAMSVVSACVLLTQGLRDIAQHPENSTKMSDYRERLRNSACAVSDGCNLLSQALRERSSPRTLPPVNSHSVN, translated from the coding sequence ATGGCTAGTAGTGGCTCGGGCAAGTCGACAAGTGAGGGTTCTTCTAGCCAACTAAGCAGCAGCTCCTGTCTGCAGAGGAAAAAACTCTCCTTTGCCTGTGATATCTGCAAAAGCAAAATGCAGCTGGTCGCGGATCTACTGCTTCTGTCCAGCGAGACGAGACCCGTCATCAGTAGCGAGGGTCTTTCTGTTGGGGAAACCTTTGAGAAATGCAGGGATACCATCATCGCCAGGACTAAAGAGCTCTCGATCCTCACCCACGATATTCAGAGCCACCTCAATATGGGCAAGTTCAGTGAAGTGGGGGAAAGGCTGATGGAAATGGGGGACCTGGTGGTCTCGCTGACTGAGTGCTCGGCGCACGCCGCCTACCTGGCAGCCGTTGAGGCCCCGGGTTCCCAGGCGGCACTTCCCGGCTTGGTGGACCGTTACAAAGTGACCCGGTGCAGACACGAAGTGGAGCAAAGCTGTGGCACGCTGAGAACGATGGCACTGGGCGACCTGACGCCTCAACTCTTGCTGGAGGTGTCCCAGAACATGTCCAGAAACCTAAAGACGTTGACGGACGTCTGTGCCGTGGCCAGTGAGAAATCCAAGGACAAGTTTGCCAAGGAGCAGTTCAAAGTGAGCGTGAAGTTGATGAGCACGAGTGCCTCGGCCCTCCTGGCATGCGTCAGGGAAGTGAAAACATCTCCTAGCGAACTGACACGGAACAGGTGCGTCTTATTCGGCGGACCCTTGGTGCAATCCGTACACGCCTTGGTGGGCTTTGCTACTGAGCCCCAGTTTTTGGGCAAAGCTGCCGCTATCAGTCCGGAAGGGAAGGCAGTACAGACTGCGATTCTAGGGGGCGCAATGAGCGTGGTCTCGGCTTGCGTGCTCCTGACTCAGGGCCTCAGGGATATTGCCCAGCACCCAGAAAACAGCACCAAGATGTCCGATTACCGAGAGCGCCTACGGAACTCTGCTTGCGCCGTCTCCGATGGATGCAACTTGTTGTCTCAGGCTCTAAGGGAAAGATCTTCACCCAGGACTTTACCGCCAGTTAATTCCCATTctgtgaattaa